The segment gccctgctccctgctgctcaaAGGTTAAACTCTCACAGGCTTTAAGCCCCCTCTAGGAGTAATCAGTCTCAAGCCAACACTAATTTTCATCTACTCTTGTCTACATTACACCAATTTAACAGACTTTCTTTTTACACACCCCCATTCATCTACAAGGCTTATCAACTTAAATACCTGAAAACGTGTGATTTCAGAACCAAACCACCCGCTGAAGTTGGGAAATTAAAGCCAGTTTGAtcacttcagattttcttcagctgtaacTAAAAAGCCAGTGGTTGTAAGACCGTAACTGACATGCTGCCACTGCAAAATGAGAGTGAATACTCCTGAAAGAGCTTCTTCAGCACAAACCAGGAATAATACAATTATACACATTATCTTCACAAGTAATTTTCAGgttcagctctgctttctgctgcccCCCAgaacattacagaaaaaaacccagtattacactgcagtgctgggaatttTGTTCTTCTCATCCACACACATGCATGAAGCATCCTCTGTTGAGAGCTACTTCTCCAAACCAAACTCCTGAGCTCCTCGAGAGAGACCTTCTTTTGCACTGTATTACAATGCACACAGTATTATTTACTATTCCCTTACTCCCTCTGCAGATGCAGATTTGCCAATATAATAATTCAATAGAGAActgcagaaggaggaaaagatgaaaggaaaaatgtaaagaGTCTTCTTACTATTTATTAGTTCAACAACTCCACACAAGTTCTTTCCCCCAACTGTTGATATCAAGACCTTCGCTTGGAATTCAAGTCGCAAACCTGTGCTTTCTGGGGGTTTGATGTTATaccactgagaaaaaaacagtaactaCAACTTAACTAAGCAATCTCTGTTAACAATACCCGAACCTACACGACATCAATGCTATTAGAAATGGTTTAAAAGATGTAAGTGCAATAACAAGTCAGACCCCACAATTCAGACAGTGGCACGTTCACGACATTGTATCACTGGGCTCACCGCACTACTCATACTCGCAGCTTCCGTTCTTCACCATTATATACTGCCTATTTCCAACGTTtttcctggtgctgcagcttCCCTGATAACTTGTACctgctttttctatttcctaGGGCAGTAACAGAGCCTATACAGACGCAAAATACGCAACAAAAGCCAGAGTATTTAGAGAACCCCGGTCTGCAAACAGATGCTAACTTTCTTCCAAACACCTAGCTAACTTTCCTGACAAGAGAAGTTCCTGACCATGGAAGTTTTAAGACTTCCACAGAGCCTTTAAACCTcggttttttctccttccaaagCCTGCTCTGGTGTTCAGGGCACCACAAACCACCCCTGGATTCAGCTCATCCTCCCGCTCCTCAAGGAAAGCGCCCTTGAAGAGTTTCTGGGATCATGTGCTCCTCTTCCTATCAATTAGTCACTCTTTAACAGCTTCACAGCCCTTTGACCGACGAGCTCCTGGAGCTGGCAAAATCACAACCCCGAGCTGCTGGGGAGGCGAACCCGGGCTCCTCCTCACTCCTGTCCGGCTCCTCTCCACCTCTTCTTCCGCGCTGCCATGATAGCTCCCTcctcaccacacacacacccccggCTCCGCCGTCCGTCTGCCCCGCCATCGCCGACcccagggaaggggaggggaagtaAAGGGGAGGAGAACGGGGGCCCAGCACTAAACACCGCCTTCCCTCCTTCACGGCAGCTCACCCCCCCACACCCGGCCCTGCCGCCCTCAGAGGCGGCCGGCGGCCTCCCAAGGCTCCCCTCACAGCCCCCGCGGGGCGAGCGGCCCTGCCGCCCTTCCCCTCGGCCGCCTCAGGGCCGGCGGCCTCTCCGCTCCCCTCAGAGGCCCCGCCGCCCCTCAGGCCCCCCGCAACCCCGCTCGCGGCCCGCCGCACCAGTTGGTCATGTCGAGGAAGAAGGCGCAGCCGGCGGGACTGAGCTGGAAGCCGAGGAGCCGCTGGAACTCGCCGATCAGCACGTCCTTGTCGGTGGTGCCCAGGCAGCTGAACTTCTGCATCAGCTCCGCGTCCAGATCCACGTCCATGCCCTCCATGGCGCTCGGCGGGCCCCACCGCCCCGGGGCCgccccgctgccgccgccgccgccgcctcagCGCCGCATGGGGCCAGAGGGGAGCGCGGGCACGccgggggggttgggggggaaggaggagggggcGCGGGCGACGCCAGCCGCTGCCCGGCACTACGCAAGCGCCGCTCCGCCTCACGCTAGGGCACGCGTCTGTGACGCAAGCACGCTGGCGCCCGGGCGCGGTGGCGTCACCCCGCTCGCGGCCCCGCCGGCCCCCCCCGGCGGAAGGAGAGCCGCAAGGGCAGGGGCGGGGCCGTGCGTCACGGGAGCGCGCGGGACGTTCACGTCCATATATGGAGTGTTTATGTATGCAAATGAGCCCGCGGGGGGCGGGCTCTGTGACGTCACGTGGCGCCAGAAGAACCCCCCGCAATGACGCTTTTCCCGCCATTTCCATCGCCGCGGGGCGCGCTCGGTGGCTCCGTGCCCGGTGGCTCCGGTGCCTCAGGGGCACCAAAGGGGCCGGTTTGCGCAGGCGCACCCGGTGCGAACACCCCCTCCCGGGGCTCTAACGCGTGCCCGCTGCGCCACCGGCAAGCTCCGCCCCAGCACGGCCCCGCTATGACGTCACGTTACGGGCAGCTCGgtcccggccccgccccgctcTGCGCAGCCGCCGGAGGGCAAGCGACGGAAGGTGTCGCTGTGTAATTACGTCACTTCCTGGCGGGGTGCGGGGGGCATCATGCCGAAGTGAGCACGGAGGGGCCTGAGGGGGCAGGCGGGAATGGGGGGAGCCCCGTGGCTCCGGTTCGGTTCCGGTTCGGTTCCGGTTCGTTCCGGTTCGGTTCCGGTTCGGTTCCGGTTCGGTTCCGGTTCGGCTCCGGTTCAGGCCTGTGAAGAGCGGAGCATGGAGTGCGGTGCGGGTGCGGGCTGGGCCGTGGCGGAGGGGGATGTTGGGGTTGAATCCTCACAGCGAGTTTTCCCGTTTCAGGTTTTATTGTGATTACTGCGATACGTACCTCACCCATGACTCGGTAAGCACTGCATTACCTGCGTTAACTGCTCTGCTGTATCAAGAGCGTTTAAAGACAATTCATATAAGGTTACCTGAAGTAACCTGGTGTCTGCCGTGTTATTTCCtatgtcttttctaaaaagaacCAGACTGGTGTCACTAGCTTTCAACATCTGGGGGCAGCCGATGGTGACGGTTGCCTGTGAGTCCTGCAGTGAGTGAACAGGATGCAGTTGGCTGTTAGAACATCTTCTTTAACTTAAATTGGAGTTTCAACGCTTAGAGTTTATACGTAGAGTTTTTGCACAGTGCCTATCCTCTGTCTGGGCACAAAAACCAGCCAATGAATTGTGTATGTTTAAAGTTATACATTTCCCAgtaaattttggttttgtgtcacTATTGTGTAAGCTTTATATGATCTTTCTCAGCCCTCCGTGAGAAAAACCCACTGCAGTGGCCGAAAACACAAAGAGAATGTGAAAGACTACTATCAAAAATGGATGGAGGAGCAAGCTCAGAGCCTGATTGACAAAACAAGTAAGGCCAATCTTTCTGGAACCCCGTATTGCATCCCCTTTATCTCCTCTGTTGTTCCTCTAGCTGCTTCTCTTCTGTGCTGATTCTTGTGGTGAGTCTTTGCTCTGTGAGTTGTGTGCAAAAACTTCccttaaaatctgaattttgaaCTTGTTGGAGTGTGGTTTCCACCAAAGACTCCAAAGGCTCAGCCCAAGGGCTCACTGGGAGCAGGCACTGCCTCAGTGTGGTTGAGAGGGCAGTAGACACTACCTACTGCTGCTAATAGTGTCCTGAAAGGTCACATAACATGGTTTTGCTCTTTGGTAGTAGCATATTTATAGAAAGAGCACAAATAAGAAATCCAAAAGATAGGAAAATGAACATTAAGATGTGTGGACTCTtgcccttttttattttaaaacacagtttcttGCCCTCAGTTCCTTGGGATATTGATTCCCCTCCCTTGCTGTTAAAAGCAAGAATATAAATAAAGTGTGAAGtgttttttctgtcagtttatagggttcatttgtttttgtttgttctctGAATAATGGTCCTTTTCTTCATAAGAAGGAATACAGCTGCCAAGTTAACTTTATGGCAACTTTATTTAGATTGTAGAATCAGAGACCCAGTTGGAGGGGGCCCATAAGGATCTTTGAGATCAACTTCCTGCTTCTCACAAGGCTACCAAACAACTATACAACTAAAGAGTGTCCTTCAGGTGCTTCTTGTACTCTGGCAGGCTTGGTACCATAGCcccttccctgggaaacccattccagggaCTGACCACCCTCAGCAAAAGCCTTTTCCTGATGCACAGTCTGCGCTTCCCTGGCGCAGCCTCATTCCTTGTGCCCATTCTCCccaatttcacatcttttgccTTCCTTCTAGTCAATTCCAGtcttgaatttcttcttttccctttcacatAAGAtatctttcctgctttttgtcACCTACTTAAGTCACTGCTAATTAGgattttcctgtctttaatGATTCCAGTTGAAAGCCGCAGCTGAAAATCAcgagatgtattttttttgtagcaCCCGCCTTCCTGTTAGGTGTGTGAAACCCATCAAGGAGCTGTCTAGTCTCAGCTGGAGTAATTACTGTAATAATTGTCTTCAAGAATATCAGGTGTTTCCGCAGCATAAACCAGGGATTTGTTCCAGAGTTAGAACAACTGAGCACGCAGCATGACGTGAAGTATGCTCTGACCGCGTGGCATGCGGAGGACGATTGGCGCAGGAGCTTCCTCAGCCTAGTAACTGGCTTTTCTCCTGggattctttctttccccctttttcttttcttttcccccccaATGTAGCGGCTGCCTTCCAGCAAGGAAAAATCCCACCTACCCCGTTCTCGGCACCACCTCCCGCAGGAGCCATGATACCACCTCCTCCCAGCATCCGTAAGTCTGAGCTGCACAGGTTTTGCCAGGGCTGGCTGTGCTGTTGCCTGTTTCCTGGACTTGTAAAGAAAAGTCCTTTTAGCTTGGAATCAAGCTAAGATGTTTTGAGCTTGTGAATACCAAAATGTAAGTGAATGTTTTGTCGGAGTCTTTCAGCAACTGTCTTAAGCTTTATTTTGTCTTATTTGAGTATTTTAGTTAAGTACATTAATAGAAATATGTGCCtccttgtttttgttttgtcttcttaaATAGAATAGGATTGATAATGTTCTTTTGTGCTTCTGCTGGCTAATGGCTGAGCTCTTCCTGTAGAGTCCTGCTGTTGGCAGCAGTAGCCACCTGCATTAGGTATGCAAAGGTGGCAGTAACAGCTTGCATACTCTTCCTCCAGTTCACTTTTTGGCACCTGAAGTCAGAGTTAGATCTGAAAATGATGGCAGGCAGTTGTAAACCAGCCTAAGACACTTCAGTTACAAAAATGTCCCGTGAAGTTAAACTACTTCATATTGCATGTTGTTGATGAATGTGAAAGTAGCCACATGTATAACTGGTCTGTGTATCTGTTCAGCTGGCCCCCCGAGACCCGGCATGATGCCGGCCCCTCATATGGGTGGGCCACCAATGATGCCAATGATGGGCCCACCCCCACCAGGAATGATGCCAGTTGGACCTGGTAAGTCTGGGTACAGGTAAATCCTGGCTGTGGTACTGTGTGCTCTGGTTTTGCAGGGtgtttgggttgtgttttttgtcCAACTGGGCAATAGAGAGATGTCAGAGCCAACCTGCACATGTATTGATATGACTGGGTAGCTGCTACTCCCAAGAGCTCTTCTCTGAtgtcttctctttccccttgtAGCTCCAGGGATGAGGCCACCAATGGGTGGACACATGCCAATGATGCCAGGGCCCCCAATGATGAGACCACCCTCCAGACCCATGATGGTGCCAACCAGGCCAGGAATGACCCGTCCAGACAGATAGAGGTGGATATGGagttgctttttcattttcatattgtGATCTGTATGATAAAATACTACAGACCTCTGTCTCTAAGGTTTTGTAATAAAATAGCGTGTATAAGACatgtgctgttgctgcagcttgCAGGTGGTTTGGCCTACATCCTGTTGCACACTGGACGGATGCTTTTTGGttctcttcccccccttttGAATCTTAAAACATGACAATAAAGCATTGATGCTGGTTTACATGTAGAGAATGTGAGCCTTGCTGTGTGTGGTGTTTCTGCCTGGCAGAGAgatgttggttttctttgttcccTCTCTACCTGTCTTGTGCAGAATTTCCCTTGTTTTTACCTCCTCAGTTCTTAGGTGGTCTCTTTTCCATGTCACCCCCCTCCAGAGCTGTGTTGCCATCTGCATTTTGAATTCTTGTTTCAAAACAAGTgcctgtgttttaaaataaaatccagagtGACCCAAGGCTGGTATCTCTGCCTGGTGAGACTGCAACATTAAGTGGCTTCCTGAGACAAAATAGGGGGAATTAAGTAAAATGTTGATTCTCCACGGGGGAAGCAAAGAGCTGCTGTTAAAATGCCACTTCTTACAGTAATTGTTCTGATACTGCCACATGTGTTTCTGCATTTCTATTGTTAATGGGACATACATGTGGACATATAGGATTATGTTACTGGAGCTGTTCTGTCAGTAGTTATTGACACTCTGCTCCCTCCTTAGCAGGAGGGGACATGATCTTGAAGACACAGGCCAACCCAGTTGTCTTATTAAAAGGGTTTTGATGAACTGTACATCATGCAGGTGCACAAACCCAAATGAACTGTGCTTTTTATAAAGGCAAGTAGTGATAGgaga is part of the Melopsittacus undulatus isolate bMelUnd1 chromosome 16, bMelUnd1.mat.Z, whole genome shotgun sequence genome and harbors:
- the SNRPC gene encoding U1 small nuclear ribonucleoprotein C isoform X1, encoding MPKFYCDYCDTYLTHDSPSVRKTHCSGRKHKENVKDYYQKWMEEQAQSLIDKTIAAAFQQGKIPPTPFSAPPPAGAMIPPPPSIPGPPRPGMMPAPHMGGPPMMPMMGPPPPGMMPVGPAPGMRPPMGGHMPMMPGPPMMRPPSRPMMVPTRPGMTRPDR
- the SNRPC gene encoding U1 small nuclear ribonucleoprotein C isoform X2 — its product is MPKFYCDYCDTYLTHDSPSVRKTHCSGRKHKENVKDYYQKWMEEQAQSLIDKTTAAFQQGKIPPTPFSAPPPAGAMIPPPPSIPGPPRPGMMPAPHMGGPPMMPMMGPPPPGMMPVGPAPGMRPPMGGHMPMMPGPPMMRPPSRPMMVPTRPGMTRPDR